From Hyla sarda isolate aHylSar1 chromosome 5, aHylSar1.hap1, whole genome shotgun sequence, a single genomic window includes:
- the NRSN1 gene encoding neurensin-1, producing MSSCADICGSKQAQNTPEGGYHRYGVRSYLHQFYEDCTASIWEYDDDFQIQRSPSRWSSIIWKVGLISGIVFMLTGITVLAVGFLVSPKVEAFGEDDFIVVDSHAVQFNRALDICKLAGAIMFCAGGTTLAACLLMSAFAKSYSKEEKYLQQKFKERIADLKAHVHPVTKAPAPGESKIPVTLSKVHNVQPSSET from the exons ATGAGTTCGTGCGCTGACATCTGTGGATCCAAGCAGGCGCAAAATACTCCTGAAGGAGGTTACCATCGCTATGGAGTTCGGTCCTATCTGCATCAATTTTATGAGGACTGCACAGCTTCGATATGGGAATATGATGATGATTTTCAGATACAGAGATCGCCTAGCCGGTGGAGCTCTATTATCTGGAAG GTCGGACTCATATCTGGCATTGTCTTCATGCTGACAGGCATAACAGTTCTTGCAGTTGGATTTCTGGTGTCACCAAAAGTTGAAGCCTTTGGAGAAGATGATTTTATTGTGGTGGATAGCCATGCAGTCCAGTTCAACAGGGCACTTGATATTTGTAAATTGGCAGGTGCAATCATGTTTTGTGCCGGGGGGACTACTTTGGCGGCATGTCTTTTAATGTCTGCTTTTGCTAAAAGTTACTCCAAAGAAGAGAAGTACCTTCAACAAAAATTTAAAGAAAGAATAGCAGACCTTAAGGCTCATGTGCACCCTGTGACGAAGGCCCCGGCTCCCGGAGAATCAAAGATACCTGTTACTCTATCCAAGGTTCATAATGTCCAACCTTCATCTGAAACCTGA